One window of the Nocardia terpenica genome contains the following:
- the nbtC gene encoding nocobactin polyketide synthase NbtC, translating into MSEYRLPDGTVPVLLSSDTADGLRTEAARLLDYLEAHPAVTPDPVADMLFRTRTARRQRALAVVTTRAELIDVLRAVIAGTEHPALVAGTASARRVAFVFPGQGSQRPGMGRLYYELSQHYRDEVDACAEVHRERYGHVQPLHYLRGDEGGYRDEVWEVQPALMFHMAGLAALWQAAGVRPAATVGHSQGELAAGWVSGVMTRRDAVLAVTERALLVDKLSPRGYSMAVLGMDRESCEALLARRSGWAELAVINSPHILAVSGDRDTIVGLVADAGARGYFAKEIRVSYPAHTSLVAELRRGFQTFLDGEMSAPTFRASDIPCYGATLGEAITPELVHEDYWYWNLRNRVRFDRAVVAAAADGIDTFLEVSEHPMLQLAIQENLTLVPQDPALPPRDFRVLGTSLRTATGLSEFARNLATLAVLDLNYDWQALRTADTVRPPLPDFPHTVMGRQRLWLAPGSAAAEQLSLPSQRRPQRLAEEWIRLDRRGLLPPRRMLVVDHTGRCAELAAAVCTAAHNHGGSAWLSGDTTATDIDTVVVLLPESAETDEPRAVDELAEFFGAPDWLPDLTGVRDCWLLTVGGEAVTADDPAPHLFHGAVASGFRCVGMEQLGTAFRHLDLAAGQTDASVAAAIVRALHIKEEPELALRGTAVYAKRLEIDGGHAGDAGAQNLEHVVIIGGTGTLGVKFCEHYARLGARRITLVSRSGRTRAVERKLAGIRTDTEIVVTACDVSDPVAAAEFAATLAQRPASLIMHAAVNYVRAELAEVTAEKMRNMAGSKIFGTAHLLRELPRTPDCRIVLCSSIAATFGGRGQILYAAVNRMLDVLARRLRADGVDAVAVQWGLWDLAGPLHAVGVEPVEAAGVVAMAADDALTVGLAEHADLPGAGNRLVAAAEWADVRAIISAIGYGPLLERVCVAEASGAVGESGSESAGASSVDSGQKHAGIMEAQAGMAGAQAGMASAECGTTVAAANGGASLAERVRLELGKVMGAEGAEALDGSVPLVALGLDSLQALEFRKRVRAELDRELPVAAILGGASLDDVVRLMAGNRA; encoded by the coding sequence ATGTCTGAGTACCGGCTTCCGGACGGCACCGTCCCCGTGCTGCTGTCCTCGGACACCGCCGACGGGCTGCGGACCGAGGCCGCGCGGCTGCTCGACTACCTGGAGGCGCACCCCGCCGTGACCCCGGATCCGGTGGCGGACATGCTGTTCCGCACCCGGACCGCGCGACGGCAGCGGGCGCTGGCGGTGGTCACCACCCGCGCCGAACTGATCGACGTGCTGCGCGCCGTGATCGCCGGGACCGAGCATCCCGCGCTGGTGGCGGGCACGGCGTCCGCGCGGCGGGTCGCCTTCGTGTTCCCGGGGCAGGGCAGTCAGCGGCCGGGCATGGGACGGCTGTATTACGAACTGTCCCAGCACTATCGGGACGAGGTGGACGCCTGCGCCGAGGTGCACCGCGAACGCTACGGGCACGTGCAGCCGCTGCACTACCTGCGCGGCGACGAGGGCGGGTACCGGGACGAGGTCTGGGAGGTCCAGCCCGCCTTGATGTTCCACATGGCCGGGCTGGCCGCGCTGTGGCAGGCGGCGGGGGTGCGGCCCGCCGCGACCGTCGGGCACAGCCAGGGTGAGCTGGCCGCGGGCTGGGTGTCCGGGGTGATGACGCGCCGCGACGCGGTGCTCGCGGTGACCGAGCGGGCGCTGCTGGTCGACAAGCTTTCTCCGCGTGGCTATTCCATGGCGGTGCTGGGCATGGACCGGGAGAGCTGCGAGGCGCTGCTCGCGCGCCGGTCCGGCTGGGCCGAGCTGGCGGTGATCAACTCCCCGCACATCCTGGCCGTGTCCGGCGATCGCGACACCATCGTGGGGCTGGTCGCCGACGCCGGGGCGCGTGGCTATTTCGCCAAGGAGATCCGGGTCTCCTACCCCGCGCACACCTCGCTGGTGGCGGAGCTGCGCCGCGGATTCCAGACCTTCCTGGACGGCGAGATGAGCGCGCCGACCTTCCGGGCGAGCGACATTCCCTGCTACGGGGCGACTCTCGGCGAGGCGATCACGCCGGAGCTGGTGCACGAGGACTACTGGTACTGGAACCTGCGCAATCGGGTCCGGTTCGACCGGGCCGTGGTCGCGGCCGCCGCCGACGGCATCGACACCTTCCTCGAGGTGTCCGAACATCCCATGCTGCAGTTGGCGATTCAGGAGAACCTGACGCTGGTGCCGCAGGATCCGGCCCTGCCGCCGCGCGATTTCCGGGTGCTCGGCACCTCGCTGCGCACCGCCACGGGCCTGAGCGAATTCGCCCGCAATCTCGCCACTCTCGCCGTGCTCGACCTGAATTACGACTGGCAGGCGCTGCGCACCGCCGACACGGTGCGGCCGCCGCTGCCCGATTTCCCGCACACGGTGATGGGTCGTCAGCGGCTGTGGCTGGCACCGGGAAGCGCTGCGGCGGAGCAGCTTTCGCTGCCGTCGCAGCGTCGCCCGCAGCGGTTGGCCGAGGAGTGGATCCGGCTGGATCGCCGCGGCCTGCTGCCGCCGCGGCGGATGCTGGTGGTCGATCACACCGGCCGCTGCGCCGAACTCGCCGCCGCCGTGTGCACCGCCGCGCACAATCACGGCGGCTCGGCCTGGCTGTCCGGCGACACCACCGCCACCGACATCGATACCGTCGTGGTGCTGCTGCCCGAATCGGCCGAGACCGACGAACCGCGCGCGGTGGACGAACTGGCCGAATTCTTCGGCGCCCCCGACTGGTTGCCCGATCTGACCGGTGTGCGCGACTGCTGGCTGCTGACGGTCGGCGGCGAGGCGGTCACCGCGGACGATCCCGCGCCCCATCTCTTCCACGGCGCGGTGGCGTCCGGGTTCCGCTGCGTCGGCATGGAGCAATTGGGTACCGCGTTCCGGCACCTGGATCTGGCTGCGGGACAGACGGATGCGAGCGTGGCCGCGGCGATCGTGCGCGCCCTGCACATCAAGGAGGAACCGGAACTCGCGCTGCGCGGCACAGCGGTTTACGCCAAGCGGCTCGAGATCGACGGCGGGCACGCGGGCGACGCGGGCGCGCAGAACCTCGAGCACGTTGTAATCATCGGCGGCACGGGCACACTCGGTGTGAAGTTCTGTGAACACTATGCGCGCCTGGGCGCGCGGCGCATCACGCTGGTGAGCCGGTCCGGCCGGACCCGGGCGGTGGAGCGGAAGCTGGCGGGGATCCGCACCGACACCGAGATCGTCGTCACCGCCTGCGATGTGAGCGATCCGGTGGCCGCGGCGGAGTTCGCGGCGACGCTGGCGCAGCGCCCGGCGAGCCTGATCATGCACGCGGCGGTGAACTATGTCCGTGCCGAGCTGGCCGAGGTCACCGCCGAGAAGATGCGAAACATGGCCGGTTCCAAGATCTTCGGCACCGCGCACCTGCTGCGCGAGCTGCCGCGCACCCCGGACTGCCGGATCGTCCTGTGCTCCTCCATCGCCGCGACCTTCGGCGGTCGCGGACAGATCCTGTACGCCGCGGTGAACCGCATGCTGGACGTGCTGGCCCGGCGGCTGCGCGCGGACGGTGTCGACGCCGTCGCCGTCCAGTGGGGCCTGTGGGACCTGGCGGGCCCGCTGCACGCGGTCGGCGTCGAGCCGGTGGAGGCCGCCGGTGTGGTCGCCATGGCGGCCGACGACGCCTTGACCGTCGGCCTCGCCGAGCACGCCGATTTGCCCGGCGCGGGCAATCGGCTGGTCGCTGCGGCGGAGTGGGCGGACGTGCGGGCGATCATCTCGGCGATCGGGTACGGGCCGCTGCTCGAGCGTGTGTGCGTTGCGGAAGCTAGTGGTGCGGTGGGCGAGTCCGGTTCGGAATCGGCGGGCGCGTCGAGTGTGGATTCCGGCCAAAAGCACGCCGGAATCATGGAGGCGCAGGCCGGAATGGCTGGGGCGCAGGCGGGTATGGCGAGCGCTGAGTGCGGAACGACGGTCGCCGCAGCGAATGGTGGTGCGTCGCTGGCGGAGCGGGTGCGGTTGGAGCTGGGGAAGGTGATGGGGGCCGAGGGGGCCGAGGCGCTGGATGGGTCGGTGCCGCTGGTTGCTCTGGGGCTGGATTCGTTGCAGGCGTTGGAGTTTCGTAAGCGCGTGCGGGCCGAGCTGGATAGGGAGCTGCCGGTGGCGGCGATTCTGGGCGGTGCGTCGCTCGACGATGTCGTGCGGTTGATGGCCGGGAATCGGGCGTGA
- a CDS encoding beta-ketoacyl [acyl carrier protein] synthase domain-containing protein: MTGANDPIVVSGMAIEAPGGIDTPAAFWSALAQGRELIGPFPRDREWPVDRLLSLHRLEGWSKVCDAGGFLDEATEFDPLFFGITPREAVAMDPQQRVAMRVAWRALEHAGMNPGALAGAEAGCFMGVSIAEYGPAAAAITEHSGYRVTGTALGAVAGRISHGLGLIGPSLSVDTACASSLSALHLAANAVRDGECEWALAGGVCVMGSPAAFFEFSKNNALSSDGHCRSYAADASGTLWGEGAGIVVVERESRARALGHRVYGRVLATRINHNGRGAPLAVPSAAAQQRLIENTLAAAGIDADRVGLIEGHGTGTPVGDPLELTALARVYGAPDRERGPLLGSVKTNVGHAQAASGLLGLIKVLLCGAHGQIAPSLFADNPTAAVDWDATSLRLAAEPTPWEPVDGVRYGAVSSFGVAGTNAHAILAMPVLEEEHV; encoded by the coding sequence ATGACGGGAGCGAACGACCCGATCGTGGTGTCGGGCATGGCGATCGAGGCGCCCGGCGGGATCGATACCCCGGCGGCGTTCTGGTCGGCCCTGGCGCAGGGGCGCGAGCTGATCGGCCCGTTCCCGCGCGACCGCGAGTGGCCGGTGGACCGGCTGCTGTCGCTGCATCGCCTCGAGGGCTGGTCCAAGGTCTGCGACGCGGGCGGATTCCTGGACGAGGCAACCGAATTCGATCCGCTGTTCTTCGGCATCACGCCGCGCGAGGCGGTGGCGATGGACCCGCAGCAGCGGGTCGCGATGCGGGTGGCCTGGCGGGCGCTCGAGCACGCCGGAATGAATCCCGGTGCGCTGGCCGGTGCCGAGGCGGGCTGCTTCATGGGGGTGTCGATCGCCGAGTACGGCCCGGCCGCCGCGGCGATCACCGAGCACAGCGGATATCGGGTCACCGGAACGGCGCTCGGCGCGGTCGCGGGCCGGATCTCGCACGGGCTGGGCCTGATCGGGCCGTCGCTGAGCGTGGACACCGCCTGCGCCTCGTCGCTGTCGGCGCTGCATCTGGCCGCGAACGCGGTGCGCGACGGGGAGTGCGAGTGGGCGCTCGCCGGGGGCGTCTGCGTCATGGGTTCGCCCGCAGCGTTTTTCGAATTTTCCAAGAACAATGCGCTGTCCTCGGACGGGCACTGCCGCTCCTACGCCGCCGACGCCAGCGGCACCCTGTGGGGCGAGGGCGCCGGAATCGTGGTGGTGGAGCGCGAATCCCGCGCCCGCGCCCTGGGCCACCGCGTCTACGGCCGGGTGCTGGCCACCCGGATCAACCACAACGGCAGGGGCGCGCCGCTCGCGGTGCCCAGCGCCGCGGCACAGCAGCGGCTCATCGAGAACACCCTCGCGGCGGCCGGTATCGACGCCGACCGGGTGGGCCTGATCGAGGGGCACGGCACCGGCACGCCGGTCGGTGACCCGCTGGAGCTGACCGCGCTGGCCCGTGTCTACGGTGCGCCGGACCGCGAGCGGGGGCCGCTGCTGGGTTCGGTGAAGACGAATGTCGGTCACGCCCAGGCGGCCTCGGGGCTGCTGGGCCTGATCAAGGTGCTGCTGTGCGGCGCGCACGGACAGATCGCGCCGAGCCTGTTCGCCGACAACCCCACCGCCGCGGTCGACTGGGACGCGACGAGCCTGCGGCTGGCCGCCGAGCCGACGCCGTGGGAGCCCGTGGACGGCGTGCGCTACGGCGCGGTGTCGTCGTTCGGGGTCGCCGGGACCAATGCGCACGCGATCCTCGCCATGCCCGTTCTGGAGGAAGAACATGTCTGA
- a CDS encoding thioesterase II family protein: protein MPASLGWVRQFHKPASAALPPLVICPHAGTGASAYRAFSKACSEHFDVVIFQYPGRQDRAREQALTTVPEIARGALADYLASPHHRGLPLTVFGHSMGAMVGFELVRAAEAAGVQVRLLAASAAVPPWRVAELPPHPSEDEQILDHLTALEGTGAEVLASREVMRMALPVVKADYRAFDDYTCARDIKVRARIAALGGAEDPYVTPRDLYGWADHSAQELEVTVFDGGHFYLNDNVAGIAELLAPEPSAVR, encoded by the coding sequence ATGCCAGCAAGTCTCGGGTGGGTCCGGCAGTTCCACAAGCCGGCCTCCGCCGCCCTTCCGCCCCTGGTGATCTGCCCGCACGCCGGTACCGGCGCCTCGGCCTACCGGGCCTTCTCCAAGGCGTGCAGCGAGCACTTCGACGTGGTGATCTTCCAGTACCCCGGCCGCCAGGACCGCGCCCGCGAGCAGGCGCTCACCACGGTGCCCGAGATCGCGCGCGGCGCGCTCGCCGATTACCTTGCCTCCCCGCATCATCGGGGCCTGCCGCTGACCGTGTTCGGGCACAGCATGGGCGCGATGGTCGGCTTCGAGCTGGTGCGCGCGGCGGAGGCGGCGGGCGTGCAGGTGCGGCTGCTGGCGGCCTCGGCCGCGGTGCCGCCGTGGCGGGTCGCCGAACTGCCGCCGCATCCGAGCGAGGACGAGCAGATCCTCGATCACCTGACGGCCCTGGAGGGTACCGGCGCGGAGGTGCTGGCCAGCCGCGAGGTGATGCGCATGGCGCTGCCCGTGGTGAAGGCCGACTACCGGGCCTTCGACGACTACACCTGTGCCCGGGATATCAAGGTGCGGGCCAGAATTGCGGCACTGGGCGGCGCGGAGGACCCGTACGTGACGCCGCGCGACCTGTACGGCTGGGCCGACCACAGCGCGCAGGAGCTCGAGGTGACCGTCTTCGACGGCGGGCACTTCTATCTGAACGACAATGTCGCGGGCATCGCCGAACTGCTCGCGCCCGAGCCGTCCGCCGTCCGATGA
- a CDS encoding non-ribosomal peptide synthetase — translation MSNDAKSVLDRRRELLRRRMAESGVATAVSAPAMPGRRAGERARLSAGQRRMWFLQTRGPRDTTLNICVAYRLSGALDPERLRAAAQAVIARHEILRTTYGLGDDGEPYQILRDDLTPSWETHDLRDLPEASRGRRLEVLARREFGRPFDLASESPLRLTLVRTGDDEFALVLVAHHICWDDDSWAVFFGELNAAYRGAELPALPGQFADIEDTAGTEAELEFWRRTLRPLPEPLELPGRAATASAQADLRRYPIPPDLVERVEGFAREHAASPFMVLLAAWNAVIHRYTAAADFLVSVPTTVRRTALAETLIGYFGNTLLLRAPIAADDTFASFVATVRETCLGAFAHQGIGIDRVVREANPERHGGRDGLEQLVRLGFAVRKTADGFDLPGVASAQLELGSPVAQVPLGLTVVLEPGRAHLEAAYRTGELESTLVERMLAHYVRLLDSALAAPHRRLAHLDMLGTAERVRVLAHSHGELVVAAPTTMVALFEHTVATRPDAVALVAPDTGVELDYAALNVRANRLAHWLIRAGIGPEDIVGLRLSNSVEFVVAVLGVLKAGAAYLPIDPAYPQDRIDYLVNDARPRIVLGRTEFDEAERDATGLSEADPADADRIRPLRPHNLAYVIYTSGSTGKPKGVPVPHHAIAEHLEGFAAQWGMTAEDRLLQSSSVSFDASLLDIFVTFTVGARLVVPKPDAYRDIPYVADVITRCRVTVLHMVPSMLSTFLLLPEVSQWRALRHVPVGGEALPGEVADRFATVFDAELRNHYGPTEAVVCATHMPVEGPQGTSIVPIGVPNRNVYAYLLDESLQLVPDGVVGEIYLGGGQLARGYLNRPGLTADRFVADPFGEMRGASGEGGMRGASGGGGMRGSRLYRTGDLARRNAAGEIEFVGRADEQVKVRGFRIELGEVEAAVAAHPAVGHCVVIAVRDEAVGAMLAAYVVPASGARVDLDEVRARAAATLPDYMVPSAFAEIEEIPLTVHGKLDRRALPTPERAVSHRYREPATATEARLVTLFERIFDRDGIGADDSFFELGGHSLLATRLIVLIRAEFGVRLDVRAPFDTPTVAGLAALIEAAPADVAPAQPALARQARPERIPLSHSQLALWFQRKLEGPSPIGNIPFAVRLDGPIDPAALTAALGDVVHRHEGLRTVFPEDGGVPYQHILPPQPVEVPVTVLDDAGRLTAELDAAGRHCFAVETELLIRPHLFVLDERTHVLSLLVHHLVADHWSFRTILDDVAAAYAARAAGVAPQWAPLPVDYADYALWQRNSAEAGAAHLDYWRDRLAGMPEELTVATDRPRPAVLGKNGHVAPFTIPADLRRALGALAEQAGASEFMLYQAAVATLLHKLGAGVDIPLGTPVANRVDPAAADLVGLLANMVVLRNDLTGDPTPRALLRRSRDVALDAYAHQEVPIERVVEALNPPRSRSRNPLFQAMMHFREEDWAAAGLRLGAATVTVLPLDFDISLLDLSINFFAGADGGFDASVIVNADLYDPATAESFARRMIRVLTAFAEQPDLPVSELDVLTGDERRRLTGEWATGVEPSEVSSVAGLLRRGRDVPQVRTALRCDGRAITYRELFDEAARVPGGYDGDTATIDGVVRLLAALDQGLELPGGTVRFEPHAMAVAAADRRALAAERRTVSGDRAFGSADVRLIAAPWGSAEIAVELLAAVADGATLVLATEAQREDPVVLVELIREHAVTHVVADPATLARFVHTGVSVLPSVLRWDVLGTSWPAALPDLLPALAADSLATFSYRVPGYAGAVARGALDATARARPIPGARVLVLDERGKPVPPGVFGDVYIGGAALATVSAGDVVPDPCLPDERLLRTGDRARWSAEGRLSFATNDSEAVAPRQLSGAAGGDSETERRLIALLEELLEIEDVRADDNFFALGGDSVISIQWSVRANEIGLPLSPQLVFEQMTIADLAAAVDDAVAAAGGGTETDCAPVESAAPEANLSGLSDDALAALGSAWKAAR, via the coding sequence ATGTCCAACGATGCCAAGTCCGTGCTGGACCGGCGCAGGGAACTGCTGCGGCGGCGCATGGCCGAAAGCGGCGTCGCCACCGCGGTATCCGCCCCGGCGATGCCGGGGCGGCGCGCGGGGGAGCGGGCCCGTCTGTCGGCGGGACAGCGCCGGATGTGGTTCCTGCAAACCCGCGGTCCGCGCGACACCACCCTCAATATCTGTGTCGCCTACCGGCTTTCGGGCGCGCTGGACCCGGAGCGGCTGCGCGCGGCGGCGCAGGCGGTCATCGCCCGGCACGAGATTCTGCGCACCACCTACGGTCTCGGCGACGATGGTGAGCCGTATCAGATCCTGCGCGACGACCTGACGCCGTCGTGGGAGACGCACGATCTGCGCGACCTGCCGGAGGCGAGCCGCGGGCGGCGGCTGGAGGTGCTGGCGCGCCGCGAGTTCGGCCGCCCGTTCGATCTGGCGTCGGAATCGCCGCTGCGGCTCACCCTGGTGCGCACGGGGGACGACGAGTTCGCGCTGGTGCTGGTCGCGCATCACATCTGCTGGGACGACGACTCCTGGGCGGTGTTCTTCGGCGAACTCAATGCCGCCTATCGCGGCGCCGAACTCCCCGCTCTCCCCGGCCAATTCGCCGATATCGAGGACACCGCGGGCACCGAGGCCGAGCTGGAATTCTGGCGGCGCACGCTGCGCCCGCTCCCGGAACCGCTGGAGCTACCCGGCCGCGCCGCCACCGCGTCCGCCCAGGCCGACCTGCGCCGGTACCCGATTCCCCCGGACCTGGTCGAACGGGTGGAGGGCTTCGCGCGCGAACACGCCGCCTCCCCGTTCATGGTGCTACTGGCCGCCTGGAATGCGGTGATCCACCGCTACACCGCCGCCGCCGACTTCCTGGTCTCGGTGCCGACCACGGTGCGGCGCACCGCGCTCGCCGAGACGCTGATCGGCTACTTCGGCAATACCCTGCTGCTGCGCGCCCCCATCGCGGCCGACGACACCTTCGCCAGCTTCGTCGCGACGGTTCGGGAGACCTGCCTGGGTGCGTTCGCCCACCAGGGCATCGGCATCGATCGCGTGGTGCGCGAGGCGAATCCGGAGCGGCACGGCGGTCGCGACGGCCTGGAGCAGCTGGTGCGGCTCGGATTCGCGGTGCGCAAGACCGCCGACGGCTTCGACCTGCCCGGCGTCGCCTCCGCCCAACTCGAGCTGGGCAGCCCGGTCGCGCAGGTGCCGCTGGGCCTGACCGTCGTGCTGGAGCCCGGCCGCGCCCACCTCGAGGCCGCCTACCGGACCGGCGAGCTGGAATCCACACTGGTGGAACGGATGCTGGCGCACTATGTGCGGCTGCTGGACAGCGCGCTGGCCGCCCCGCACCGGCGGCTGGCCCACCTGGACATGCTCGGCACCGCGGAACGCGTACGCGTGCTGGCACATTCGCACGGCGAACTCGTCGTCGCCGCACCGACCACGATGGTCGCCCTGTTCGAGCACACCGTGGCGACGCGGCCCGATGCGGTCGCGCTGGTCGCGCCGGACACCGGAGTCGAACTCGACTACGCCGCACTGAACGTGCGCGCGAACCGCTTGGCGCACTGGCTGATTCGGGCTGGGATCGGCCCCGAGGACATTGTCGGGCTGCGGCTGTCGAATTCGGTGGAGTTCGTGGTCGCCGTGCTGGGTGTGCTGAAGGCCGGGGCGGCGTATCTGCCCATCGATCCGGCCTATCCGCAGGACCGCATCGACTACCTGGTGAACGACGCGCGGCCGCGAATCGTGCTGGGACGCACCGAATTCGATGAGGCTGAGCGGGACGCTACCGGCCTGTCCGAGGCCGATCCCGCCGACGCGGACCGGATTCGGCCGCTGCGCCCGCACAATCTGGCCTACGTCATCTACACCTCCGGCTCCACCGGGAAGCCCAAGGGCGTCCCGGTGCCGCATCACGCCATCGCCGAGCACCTCGAGGGATTCGCCGCGCAGTGGGGGATGACCGCCGAGGACCGGCTGCTGCAGTCGTCGTCGGTGAGCTTCGACGCGTCGCTGCTGGACATCTTCGTCACCTTCACCGTCGGCGCGCGGCTGGTCGTCCCGAAACCCGATGCGTACCGGGATATTCCGTACGTCGCGGACGTGATCACCCGGTGCCGGGTGACGGTATTGCACATGGTGCCGTCGATGCTCAGCACCTTCCTGCTGCTGCCGGAGGTGTCGCAGTGGCGGGCGCTGCGGCACGTGCCGGTCGGCGGCGAGGCGCTGCCGGGCGAGGTCGCCGACCGGTTCGCCACCGTCTTCGACGCCGAGCTGCGCAATCACTACGGGCCGACCGAGGCTGTGGTGTGCGCGACGCATATGCCGGTGGAGGGACCGCAGGGCACCAGCATCGTGCCGATCGGCGTGCCCAACCGGAATGTGTACGCCTATCTGCTCGACGAGTCGCTGCAACTGGTGCCGGACGGGGTGGTCGGCGAAATCTATTTGGGCGGTGGGCAACTCGCGCGCGGGTACTTGAATCGCCCCGGGCTGACGGCGGACCGATTCGTGGCGGACCCCTTCGGGGAAATGAGAGGTGCCTCCGGCGAAGGAGGAATGAGAGGTGCCTCCGGCGGAGGAGGAATGCGGGGATCGCGCCTGTACCGCACCGGTGACCTGGCTCGTCGCAATGCCGCCGGTGAGATCGAATTCGTCGGTCGCGCCGACGAGCAGGTGAAGGTGCGCGGCTTCCGGATCGAGCTGGGCGAGGTCGAGGCCGCCGTCGCCGCGCACCCGGCCGTCGGCCACTGCGTGGTGATCGCGGTGCGCGACGAGGCCGTAGGGGCCATGCTGGCCGCCTATGTGGTGCCCGCCTCCGGGGCCCGGGTGGACCTGGACGAGGTCCGCGCCCGCGCCGCCGCCACCCTGCCGGACTACATGGTGCCGTCGGCGTTCGCGGAGATCGAGGAGATCCCGCTGACCGTGCACGGCAAGCTCGACCGCCGCGCGCTGCCCACCCCGGAACGCGCCGTCTCGCACCGGTATCGGGAGCCGGCCACCGCCACCGAGGCGCGGCTGGTGACCCTGTTCGAGCGGATCTTCGACCGCGACGGCATCGGCGCCGACGACTCGTTCTTCGAACTGGGCGGGCATTCGCTGCTGGCGACCCGGCTGATCGTGCTGATCCGCGCCGAATTCGGTGTGCGGCTGGATGTGCGGGCGCCGTTCGACACCCCGACCGTCGCCGGGCTGGCGGCGCTGATCGAGGCCGCTCCGGCCGACGTCGCCCCGGCGCAGCCCGCGCTGGCGAGACAGGCTCGCCCGGAACGGATTCCGCTGTCGCATTCGCAGCTGGCGCTCTGGTTCCAGCGAAAACTGGAGGGGCCCAGCCCGATCGGCAATATCCCCTTCGCGGTGCGGCTGGACGGCCCGATCGATCCGGCGGCGCTGACCGCCGCGCTCGGCGATGTGGTGCACCGGCACGAGGGACTGCGCACCGTCTTCCCGGAGGACGGCGGCGTGCCGTATCAGCACATCCTGCCGCCCCAGCCGGTCGAGGTCCCGGTCACGGTGCTCGACGACGCGGGCCGGTTGACCGCCGAACTGGACGCGGCCGGACGCCACTGCTTCGCGGTGGAGACCGAACTGCTGATCCGCCCGCATCTGTTCGTGCTGGACGAGCGCACCCACGTGCTGTCGCTGCTGGTCCACCACCTGGTCGCCGACCACTGGTCGTTCCGGACCATTCTCGACGACGTGGCCGCGGCCTACGCCGCCCGGGCGGCCGGGGTCGCGCCGCAGTGGGCCCCGCTGCCGGTCGACTACGCGGATTACGCACTGTGGCAGCGGAATTCGGCCGAGGCCGGGGCGGCGCACCTGGACTACTGGCGCGATCGACTCGCCGGAATGCCGGAGGAGCTCACCGTGGCGACCGACCGGCCCCGCCCGGCGGTGCTCGGCAAGAACGGCCACGTCGCGCCGTTCACGATTCCCGCCGATCTGCGCCGCGCACTCGGGGCGCTGGCCGAACAGGCGGGCGCCTCGGAATTCATGCTGTACCAGGCGGCCGTGGCCACGCTGCTGCACAAACTCGGTGCGGGCGTGGACATTCCGCTGGGCACGCCGGTCGCCAACCGGGTCGATCCGGCCGCCGCCGATCTGGTCGGCCTGCTCGCCAATATGGTGGTGCTGCGCAACGACCTGACCGGTGATCCCACGCCGCGCGCTCTGCTGCGACGGTCGCGCGATGTGGCCCTGGACGCCTACGCCCACCAGGAGGTGCCGATCGAGCGGGTGGTGGAGGCGCTGAACCCGCCCCGCTCGCGGTCGCGAAACCCGTTGTTCCAGGCCATGATGCACTTCCGCGAGGAGGACTGGGCGGCGGCCGGGCTGCGGCTCGGCGCGGCGACGGTGACGGTGCTGCCGCTGGACTTCGACATCTCGCTGCTGGACCTGAGCATCAACTTCTTCGCCGGTGCCGACGGCGGTTTCGACGCGAGCGTCATCGTCAACGCCGACCTCTACGATCCGGCGACCGCGGAGTCCTTCGCGCGCCGCATGATTCGGGTGCTGACCGCGTTCGCCGAGCAGCCGGACCTGCCGGTGAGCGAGCTGGACGTGCTGACCGGCGACGAGCGGCGGCGGCTCACCGGCGAATGGGCCACGGGCGTGGAGCCTTCCGAGGTCTCGAGCGTGGCCGGGCTGCTGCGCCGCGGCCGCGACGTGCCGCAGGTGCGGACCGCGCTGCGCTGCGACGGCCGGGCGATCACCTACCGCGAGCTGTTCGACGAGGCCGCGCGTGTGCCCGGCGGATACGACGGCGACACCGCCACGATCGACGGCGTCGTCCGGTTACTCGCGGCACTGGATCAGGGACTCGAACTGCCCGGTGGCACGGTGCGATTCGAACCGCATGCGATGGCCGTAGCGGCCGCCGATCGCCGGGCGCTGGCCGCCGAACGCCGCACCGTCTCCGGCGATCGCGCCTTCGGGTCCGCGGACGTCCGGCTGATCGCCGCCCCCTGGGGCAGTGCGGAGATCGCCGTCGAACTGCTCGCGGCCGTGGCCGACGGGGCCACGCTCGTGCTGGCCACCGAGGCGCAGCGGGAGGATCCGGTGGTGCTGGTGGAGCTGATTCGAGAGCACGCGGTCACGCACGTGGTGGCCGACCCCGCGACGCTGGCCCGATTCGTGCACACCGGCGTCTCGGTGCTGCCGTCGGTGCTGCGTTGGGACGTGCTCGGAACCTCCTGGCCCGCAGCGCTACCCGACCTGCTGCCCGCGCTGGCGGCCGACTCCCTGGCGACGTTCTCCTATCGCGTGCCCGGCTACGCGGGCGCGGTCGCGCGGGGCGCGCTCGATGCGACGGCGCGGGCCCGGCCCATTCCCGGTGCGCGCGTGCTGGTTCTGGACGAGCGGGGAAAGCCGGTGCCGCCCGGCGTCTTCGGCGACGTGTACATCGGTGGTGCCGCCCTCGCGACCGTCTCGGCCGGTGACGTCGTTCCCGATCCGTGCCTGCCCGACGAGCGGCTGCTCCGTACCGGCGACCGCGCCCGGTGGAGCGCGGAGGGCCGGTTGTCGTTCGCCACCAACGATTCCGAGGCCGTCGCGCCGCGGCAGCTCTCCGGGGCAGCCGGCGGTGACAGCGAGACGGAGCGGCGGCTCATCGCGCTCCTCGAGGAGCTGCTGGAGATCGAGGATGTGCGGGCCGACGACAACTTCTTCGCCCTCGGCGGGGACAGCGTCATCTCCATCCAATGGTCGGTGCGCGCCAACGAGATCGGCCTGCCGCTCTCGCCCCAGCTGGTGTTCGAGCAGATGACCATCGCCGATCTCGCGGCGGCGGTCGACGACGCGGTGGCCGCCGCGGGGGGCGGCACCGAAACCGACTGCGCGCCGGTCGAATCGGCGGCGCCCGAGGCGAATCTGTCGGGCCTGAGCGATGATGCGCTCGCCGCCCTCGGCTCGGCCTGGAAGGCGGCCCGATGA